The Candidatus Defluviibacterium haderslevense DNA window GGTGACCTTGCTGTCGAAATAGGTTTTGAAAGACTAAGTGAAATTCAAGACGAAATTCTATGGATTTGTGAGGCTGCGCATGCTCCTGTTATTTGGGCTACTCAAGTTTTAGAAACTTATAGCAAATCTGGCTTTGCCACTAGAAGCGAAATTACTGATGCAGCCCACGCTGCGAAAGCAGAATGCGTAATGCTAAACAAAGGAGATTACATTGTTGACACCATTAAACTTTTAATAAATATCCTAAACAAAAGCGGAGGTCATCGTCATAAAAAACGCTACAGTATGCGTCCTTTAAATATTGCTACCCATTTCTTAAATCATTCGAATTCGATTAAAAAAACTTCCCGTATCAAGACAAATGAATCCTAATTTTTTATAAGTGTGGTCCATATATCACTTTCATCTACATTATTTTCAACATCCATTTTTAAATTATTTTTAGTACAACCCCACTGATATTACAAAAATTGAATTCAACAATTTTAGTTTCAGATATAGTGCTAAAAGTTTTAGATGAATTATTTAGTTTGGTTTTTTTAAAGCACATCTAAAATTTTTTAATTAGGAAGCATAAAAGTTTCAGGAATGGTTAACTTTGATCTGCAATATAGCATTTAACAAATAATCAACTAAACAAATAAAAATGAAGTACAAAATCGGAAGCAAAGAATCACCTATGTTATTAAAAACACCGCCATTAACCAGTGAATATACTATGCACGTGGACCAAAAAGATGGTAAGGACATCCTAGTCTGTACCGTAGGCAAAACGGTCCTACATTACAACATAAACTGCCTGGATGATTTACATAACATGTTAAAAAAACACGGGGATTGGATGGAACTTGGCAGTGCTGATGAACAAAAACCTGCCAAAGAAGGAACTGTAGAAGCATGGGGACGCTCTGAAAACAATCCTGCAGGAGGTTGGTATGGACTTAAAAAAGGACTTCGCGGACGTTTTGGAATGTATATACCACCATTAATGGAAAAACTAGGACTAGCCGAGCTTACTCACGACGCTAAGGGTAATAAAATGAAAGCTAAATAGTACCTGCCTTGAGAAAAGTAAACCAATGGTCAATACTTAATAATAGGAATTGTATTTCTAATAAATACATGGTTAGTTAAAAATCCCTCTTGGTCCAGATAATTTTTTGCTAAAATTGAGGAAATTAAATATTGATATTTGTTAAAATAGTTTAATAAAGAAAACTCAAGTAGAAAATGAGATATCACTTATTTGAATTTGAAGACTTAAAATGGTTTCCGAATTCTATAAGAGAAGGCGGAACGGATTACCTTCGATATTTTTTGAACGCTGTTGAATTTTATAAACCCATTATTCCTTTAATTTCTGAGACCCTTTGCGAAATCAAGGAACATCATATAATTGATTTGTGTTCAGGAGGCGGTGGGGCTATTGAACAAATCAATAAGGAACTTCAAAAAAATACAAAAGAGCCCATCACGATAACACTTACAGATAAATTTCCAAATACTAACGCCTACAAACATTTAAAAGAAAAAAACAATAATCAAATTGATTTCTTAGATGATTCCATTGATGCTAAAAATGTTCCAAAAGATCTCAAAGGACTCCGTACTATGTTCTCTGCCATACATCATTTTGATCCCGACACCATTATTAAAATTTTAAAAAATTCAGTTGAGCATAATGCAGGAATATGTTTTTTTGATGGAGGTGATAAGAATATATTTACCATATTCGGCATTGTCATCTTCCATCCTATTGCATTTATATTATTTACGCCATTTTTTAAACCCTTTAAATTATCAAGATTATTTTTTACATACATCATTCCCCTAATTCCATTAACTACAGTGTGGGATGGATGCGTTTCTATCTTGCGTTTATATAACCCTAACGAATTGTTGGGGTTCGCAAAACAGGTAGAAGATCATAACTATATATGGAAATCAGGCAAGGTTAGAAATAAATTGGGTATGAATATAACTTACTTAATTGGATACCCAAACAGTAACAAGGGATAAAATGAATGCACTTAAATTTATCTTAAGTTCAGTTATCATCACTTTATTGTTATTAATCAGTGTGGTTTTGGTAGATACTTGTTTCCAATTTCTACAGCATTTGAAAAATAATACTACACCCATTTCTGTATCCACATTTTCAAATCAAGAAATGGTCCTTGGAATGATTAGTGATTCTTTAAGAGCCATATTGTTATGCTATTTGTTCCCACAACTCAAACATGCGG harbors:
- a CDS encoding class I SAM-dependent methyltransferase, with translation MRYHLFEFEDLKWFPNSIREGGTDYLRYFLNAVEFYKPIIPLISETLCEIKEHHIIDLCSGGGGAIEQINKELQKNTKEPITITLTDKFPNTNAYKHLKEKNNNQIDFLDDSIDAKNVPKDLKGLRTMFSAIHHFDPDTIIKILKNSVEHNAGICFFDGGDKNIFTIFGIVIFHPIAFILFTPFFKPFKLSRLFFTYIIPLIPLTTVWDGCVSILRLYNPNELLGFAKQVEDHNYIWKSGKVRNKLGMNITYLIGYPNSNKG